Proteins found in one Vallitalea guaymasensis genomic segment:
- a CDS encoding BCCT family transporter, which translates to MEKKDLSKQLYSRNFKKWGFDMNLFVSIVSAILVLGFIIFTIAKPTLSAETFSGINDSLNKNFNWLYVLTINLSFIFLLVVGISKLGRIRLGGFNAKPEYSNFSWYAMLFSAGIGIGIFFYGVAEPIYHLDIPQELQSGSTYDNFKMMFMHWGAHAWALYGLVAVGLGYFAYNKKLPFSFRSLFYPLIKDKIFGIWGDIIDTFAVLAVLFGLATSLGLGANQINSGMNYVFGIPINSTVQIILIVVITFIATLSVVSGISKGIKLLSQANTIISGVLLVAILLIGPTVYILSTYMSSIGLYIKEFFHVGFFTATTPDGVAWQGSWTVFYWAWWISWTPFVGTFIARISKGRTIREIAIGTVALPTIIITIAMTILGASGVYTNTLYDGVIKKAIDSNIATAMFEMFKYLIESPALQMVFSFVAIIAIVLFFVTSSDSGSLVVDNLTSGGKQDSPKTQRVFWALMEGLIALSVLLLGGEDALKTIQSAVVITGLPFAILLIIMMYSLSKELKKSYKKHEYNTILKLKRRMDKLDDDVDYK; encoded by the coding sequence ATGGAAAAAAAAGATTTAAGTAAACAACTATATTCTAGAAACTTCAAAAAATGGGGATTTGATATGAACTTGTTCGTATCAATAGTATCAGCAATATTGGTATTAGGATTCATTATATTTACCATTGCTAAGCCAACATTATCTGCAGAGACTTTCAGTGGTATAAATGATAGTCTGAATAAAAATTTCAATTGGTTATATGTATTGACTATTAACCTTTCATTCATATTTTTATTGGTCGTTGGAATTTCAAAACTTGGAAGAATTAGATTAGGCGGATTTAATGCAAAGCCAGAGTATAGCAATTTTTCATGGTATGCCATGTTATTTAGCGCAGGTATAGGTATTGGTATATTCTTCTATGGTGTGGCAGAACCTATCTATCATTTGGATATTCCACAAGAACTTCAATCAGGATCAACATATGATAATTTTAAGATGATGTTTATGCACTGGGGAGCACATGCATGGGCACTCTATGGATTAGTAGCCGTAGGTCTAGGTTACTTCGCTTATAATAAGAAACTTCCTTTTTCATTTAGAAGTTTATTTTATCCATTAATAAAAGATAAGATTTTTGGTATCTGGGGAGACATAATCGATACTTTTGCAGTATTGGCAGTATTATTCGGTCTAGCAACCTCCTTAGGATTAGGTGCAAACCAAATTAATTCAGGGATGAATTATGTTTTTGGTATACCTATTAATTCAACTGTACAAATCATTTTAATTGTTGTAATAACATTTATTGCCACATTATCTGTAGTTAGTGGTATATCAAAAGGGATTAAGTTATTAAGTCAAGCTAATACAATAATAAGTGGTGTTTTATTAGTAGCTATACTATTAATAGGACCAACAGTTTATATATTATCAACATATATGTCAAGCATAGGTTTATATATAAAAGAATTCTTCCATGTTGGATTTTTTACAGCAACTACACCAGATGGTGTTGCATGGCAAGGTTCTTGGACCGTATTTTATTGGGCTTGGTGGATTTCATGGACACCATTCGTAGGAACTTTCATAGCACGTATTTCCAAGGGAAGAACTATAAGAGAAATAGCTATAGGAACTGTTGCATTACCAACAATCATTATTACAATTGCAATGACTATTCTTGGAGCTTCAGGAGTCTATACAAATACTCTATATGATGGAGTAATCAAAAAAGCGATTGACAGCAACATTGCAACAGCTATGTTTGAGATGTTCAAATATCTTATAGAATCACCAGCACTTCAGATGGTATTTTCTTTTGTAGCTATTATAGCTATTGTTTTATTCTTTGTTACAAGTAGTGATTCAGGTTCATTGGTTGTTGATAATTTGACTAGTGGAGGTAAGCAGGATTCACCTAAAACACAAAGAGTATTTTGGGCATTGATGGAAGGTCTTATTGCATTATCAGTTCTATTACTAGGTGGAGAGGATGCTCTTAAGACTATACAATCAGCAGTAGTAATTACAGGATTGCCATTTGCCATACTTTTAATAATAATGATGTATTCTCTTTCAAAAGAACTTAAGAAGAGTTACAAGAAACATGAATATAATACAATCCTTAAACTTAAGAGAAGAATGGACAAACTAGATGATGATGTTGATTATAAATAA
- a CDS encoding ArsR/SmtB family transcription factor → MKIDTMEVNVLKALAHPVRLEIVKKLFDGERCVCELCDDNEYSQANMSQHLKLLKDADIVTTRKDGNKVIYNIKHDEVKDIITLVNKLVRTEINKLLDSEV, encoded by the coding sequence ATGAAAATTGATACAATGGAAGTTAATGTATTAAAAGCATTGGCACATCCAGTAAGGCTTGAAATAGTAAAAAAGCTGTTTGATGGCGAAAGATGTGTATGTGAACTATGTGATGATAATGAGTATTCACAAGCTAATATGTCACAACATCTAAAACTTCTGAAAGATGCAGATATAGTTACTACCAGAAAAGATGGTAACAAGGTTATATATAATATCAAGCACGATGAAGTTAAAGATATTATTACGTTAGTGAATAAATTAGTAAGGACAGAAATTAATAAATTACTTGATAGTGAGGTATAG
- a CDS encoding NAD(P)-dependent malic enzyme has protein sequence MDIYEKSLKMHEDNKGKIEMVSKVKVSNKDELSLAYSPGVAEPCRKIAEDEKNIYKYTSKGNMVAVITDGSAVLGLGNIGPKAALPVMEGKSILFKKFGNVDSFPLCLDTQDTEEIINICKNLTPSLGGINLEDISAPRCVEIERRLKEELDIPVFHDDQHGTAIIVTAALLNACKLTGKNPKELKVVVSGAGAAGSSIVRMIHNYGVGDIISVDIDGIINSKRENLDFLQKEILEITNKEDIEGDLSVAMKNADAFIGVSAGNIVSQEMIKSMNDNPFVFAMANPVPEIMPEEAKKAGARIIGTGRSDYPNQINNVLAFPGIFRGALDVGAKKINEEMKLAAAYAIASVIDEKELREDYIVPSPFDERVVQAVAEAVAQKAVETGVVREK, from the coding sequence ATGGATATTTACGAAAAATCACTTAAGATGCATGAAGATAATAAGGGAAAAATTGAAATGGTTTCAAAAGTAAAAGTATCTAACAAAGATGAATTGAGCCTTGCATATTCACCAGGGGTTGCAGAGCCTTGTAGAAAAATAGCTGAAGATGAAAAGAATATATACAAATATACTTCAAAAGGTAATATGGTTGCCGTTATCACAGATGGTTCAGCAGTACTTGGATTAGGAAATATTGGGCCAAAGGCTGCATTACCTGTTATGGAAGGTAAATCCATACTTTTTAAAAAATTCGGTAACGTTGATTCATTCCCATTATGTCTAGATACACAAGATACTGAAGAAATCATTAATATATGTAAGAATTTGACTCCTTCACTTGGAGGTATTAACCTAGAAGATATATCTGCTCCAAGATGTGTTGAAATTGAGAGAAGATTAAAAGAAGAATTGGATATCCCAGTATTTCATGATGACCAACACGGTACTGCAATCATTGTGACCGCTGCATTACTTAATGCTTGTAAATTGACAGGTAAGAATCCAAAAGAGTTAAAAGTTGTTGTAAGCGGAGCAGGCGCTGCTGGCAGCTCTATCGTTCGTATGATTCATAATTATGGAGTAGGAGACATAATATCTGTTGATATAGATGGAATAATTAATTCCAAACGTGAAAACTTGGATTTCCTACAAAAAGAAATTCTTGAAATAACTAATAAGGAAGATATCGAGGGCGATTTATCAGTAGCTATGAAAAACGCCGATGCATTCATTGGTGTTTCAGCTGGTAATATAGTATCTCAGGAAATGATTAAATCCATGAATGATAATCCTTTCGTATTTGCAATGGCTAATCCTGTACCAGAGATAATGCCAGAAGAAGCAAAAAAAGCAGGAGCAAGAATAATAGGTACTGGCAGAAGTGATTATCCTAACCAAATTAATAATGTTTTAGCCTTCCCAGGCATCTTTAGAGGAGCATTAGATGTAGGAGCTAAAAAAATAAATGAAGAGATGAAATTAGCAGCAGCTTATGCCATTGCATCCGTAATCGACGAAAAAGAACTCCGTGAAGACTATATCGTTCCATCCCCCTTCGATGAACGTGTAGTACAAGCCGTAGCAGAAGCGGTTGCACAAAAAGCCGTTGAAACTGGTGTAGTAAGGGAAAAATAA
- the mnmH gene encoding tRNA 2-selenouridine(34) synthase MnmH, protein METISIDKCLHMDRVIFIDVRTTKEFEEGTIPGAVNVPIFNNEERAYLGHTYKNVNKITAKEEGFEIASHKLPEIYAKIKKAAKGYSKIVIFCWRGGLRSKSIATVISLMHLPAYQLEGGYKAYRTYILKDFERRLTLPSPYIVLHGYTGCSKTLLLKALEKAGMPVLDLEGLANHRGSVFGGVGLGEQPPQKAFESYVYDKTISLDDSLVFVEAESSKIGRRVVPAYAINHIKTGIHVLVNLDKEIRIQRLLDDYMETNGTFEENLSFIKNSLTTIKSYMSNHDYNLMNEYIENGNLHDFVGLLLDNYYDPMYKKWKKYYGTFDYEVDSSDMDVAVRELIEIFNKESKIPRKG, encoded by the coding sequence ATGGAAACCATATCTATTGATAAATGTCTACATATGGATAGAGTTATTTTCATAGATGTCAGAACTACTAAGGAATTTGAGGAAGGAACAATACCGGGAGCTGTCAATGTACCTATCTTCAATAATGAAGAAAGAGCCTATCTTGGACATACTTATAAAAATGTTAATAAAATAACTGCAAAAGAAGAAGGTTTTGAAATAGCTTCCCATAAGCTGCCAGAAATCTATGCTAAGATTAAAAAAGCAGCCAAAGGGTATAGTAAAATTGTTATATTCTGTTGGAGAGGTGGACTTAGAAGTAAATCTATCGCTACAGTCATATCTTTGATGCATCTCCCAGCTTATCAACTAGAAGGTGGTTATAAGGCATACAGAACCTATATATTAAAAGACTTTGAAAGAAGATTAACCCTTCCATCTCCATATATTGTTTTACATGGCTATACTGGTTGTAGTAAGACTTTGTTGTTAAAAGCTCTAGAAAAAGCTGGTATGCCTGTACTTGACCTTGAAGGATTAGCCAATCATCGTGGTTCAGTATTTGGTGGTGTAGGTCTAGGTGAACAGCCTCCACAAAAAGCATTTGAATCTTATGTCTATGATAAAACCATATCCCTTGATGACTCACTTGTTTTCGTTGAAGCGGAAAGCTCAAAAATAGGTAGAAGAGTCGTTCCTGCATATGCTATCAATCATATCAAAACAGGTATCCACGTACTTGTCAATCTTGACAAGGAAATTAGAATACAGAGATTGTTAGATGATTACATGGAAACTAATGGTACTTTTGAAGAAAACCTGTCTTTTATAAAAAATTCACTCACTACAATAAAATCATATATGTCCAATCATGATTACAACTTGATGAATGAATATATTGAAAATGGTAATCTTCATGATTTTGTAGGTTTACTGCTTGATAATTATTATGACCCTATGTATAAGAAATGGAAAAAATATTATGGTACTTTTGATTATGAAGTAGACTCTAGTGACATGGACGTAGCTGTAAGAGAACTCATTGAAATATTTAACAAAGAAAGTAAAATACCTAGAAAAGGTTAA
- a CDS encoding permease — translation MFNWLDYLAQAFVTKVIGLSMESKWGSSIHFFIYDTIKIIILLSIMIFLISYIRSYFPPEKTKRILAKFNGIKGNIMASLLGIVTPFCSCSSVPIFIGFVEAGVPLGLTFSFLITSPIVNEAAFIILLGLFGWKLAVVYVITGVIVGVLGGLIIGKMKMEKQVEEYVYNTKVADIDPKELTINERVSFATQNIKDIVKRIWLFLIIGIGIGAAIHGWVPEDFLASYAGENNPFAVLIAVVCGIPLYSNAMGTIPIAQALIGKGVGIGTALSFMMAVTALSAPELVLLRKVIKPRLIVWFVIVTGIGILMTGYLFNFIGHLLM, via the coding sequence ATGTTTAATTGGTTAGATTATTTAGCACAAGCTTTTGTTACCAAAGTAATAGGATTATCTATGGAAAGCAAATGGGGAAGCAGTATACATTTTTTCATATATGATACAATCAAGATTATCATTTTATTAAGTATCATGATATTTCTCATTTCATATATACGTAGTTATTTTCCACCAGAAAAGACAAAAAGGATTCTTGCAAAATTCAATGGTATAAAAGGTAATATAATGGCATCACTATTAGGTATTGTTACACCTTTTTGCTCTTGTTCATCTGTACCTATTTTTATAGGATTTGTTGAAGCAGGAGTACCATTGGGACTTACATTTTCATTCCTTATCACATCACCAATAGTTAATGAAGCTGCATTTATTATATTGCTTGGTTTATTTGGATGGAAGTTGGCTGTTGTTTATGTAATTACAGGAGTTATTGTTGGAGTTCTAGGTGGACTTATTATTGGAAAAATGAAGATGGAAAAACAAGTTGAAGAATATGTCTATAATACAAAAGTAGCTGATATTGATCCAAAAGAATTGACTATAAATGAAAGGGTGTCTTTTGCTACACAAAATATAAAAGATATAGTCAAAAGGATTTGGCTATTCTTAATAATTGGTATTGGAATTGGAGCAGCAATACATGGATGGGTTCCAGAAGACTTTCTTGCAAGTTATGCAGGCGAAAATAATCCATTTGCAGTACTTATCGCTGTTGTGTGTGGAATTCCACTTTATTCAAACGCAATGGGTACAATACCTATCGCTCAGGCACTGATAGGCAAGGGAGTTGGTATAGGAACAGCACTTTCATTTATGATGGCTGTAACAGCTCTATCTGCACCTGAATTGGTTCTACTTAGAAAAGTCATAAAACCCAGATTGATAGTTTGGTTTGTCATTGTAACTGGAATAGGTATATTAATGACAGGCTATCTATTTAACTTTATTGGGCATTTATTGATGTAA
- a CDS encoding thioredoxin family protein: protein MVIKILGGGCKNCQNLYKNTMEALEIVGIEAEVLKVEDINEIMSYGVMKTPALVVDEEVKIMGRVAKSKELAKLFKS, encoded by the coding sequence ATGGTTATTAAAATTTTAGGAGGCGGTTGTAAAAACTGTCAAAATCTATACAAGAATACTATGGAAGCATTAGAAATAGTAGGTATAGAAGCTGAGGTATTGAAGGTTGAAGATATCAATGAAATTATGTCTTATGGTGTAATGAAGACACCGGCATTAGTTGTTGATGAGGAAGTAAAGATTATGGGACGTGTAGCTAAATCTAAAGAATTGGCAAAATTATTTAAATCTTAG